The DNA region TTTGCTGTACGCAGTGTAGGAGAAAACTATAAAAAAGATGAAATCTTACTTAAAAAAGGTACCAAACTAAATTATAGCGAAATAGCACTTTTAGCTGAACTAGGACTTTTTCATCTTAGCGTATTTGTTAAACCTATCATAGGAGTTTTAAGCAGTGGTAGTGAAATTAAAGATCTAGGTGAATGTTTGGAAAATCCAGCACAAATTAGATCTTCAAATCATATTGCTATAGCTAATCTAGCCAAAAATTTAGCTTGCGAAGCAAGAATTTTTCCTCTTTTAAAAGATGATGAAAAAACTACTTTTTACGCACTTAAAAGTGCTTTAGAAAGTTGTGATATATTAATTACAACAGGTGGAGTTTCCATGGGAGATTTTGATTTCTTAAAAAAAGCTATTAAAGAATATACTCTCATTATTGATAAAGCTGATATAAAACCAGGACGCCATATAAAAATAGCTAAAGCAAATGAAAAGTTTATTATAGCTTTGCCAGGATTTCCCTACTCAGCTATGGTAATGTTTAATCTTTATGCAAGAGAAATTTTAAATACTTGGTTATGCCAACCAAAAGATTATATTTGCAAAGCATTTTTACAAGGTCATTATAAGAAAAAAACATCTCATTTAGAATTTGTAGCTTGCAATATAGAATTTAAAAATGGGCGTATTTTAGCTAATCTAGAAGGGAAAAAAGAAGGATCAAGTGCAATTATTAACAATCTTAATCACCAAGCCGCACTCATGATAGTTCCTAAAGAATGCGAAATTTTAGAAAATGAAAGCCTAATAGACATTATTTTTATGCCCTAAGAAATAATTTTTTATGCTTTTAATCATATCCTTAATAAGTTAAAATCCTATCTTAAAATAATCTTGTCATTATTTTAAGATAAATATTGAAAAAATAACTAATCTTAATGCTATAAATTACTTATATTATTCTAAAATAATACCTTCATTTAATACAAGCTCACCTATTATAAAAGCATGGCTTAATTCTAAGACTTTACTTACATTAGCTGGATCAACTGCCATAACCAAACCCACACCCATATTAAAAGTTCTATACATTTCATTTTCTTCTACAACTTGTCCTATAGTATAAAAAATTTCAGAAGTTTTAAGATGATGCTTATGTATAATTGCTCCTATACCATTAGGTAAAACACGTGCTAAATTTTCAGCTAAACCCCCTCCAGTAATATGCGCTAAAGCATTAATATAAGGTTTTAAAACAAGAAAATCATTCACATAAATTCTTGTAGGCTCTAATAAAATATCAATTATTTTTTTTCCTTCTATTTTGTCATCAAATTGCATTTTTAAAGTTTCAAAAAGCACTTTTCTAGCTAAAGAATAACCATTTGAATGAAGTCCTGAACTTGGAAGTGCAAGTAAAATATCACCAT from Campylobacter hepaticus includes:
- a CDS encoding molybdopterin molybdotransferase MoeA → MLMSYEESLTILHSHIKNYKKIEKIALTECLGRILAHDIRAPKSQPEFPTSAMDGYAIKFEDQDKALKILGSTPAGTMPQFKVKNNTCVKTFTGSLMSEGSDTLIPVENVNVEKDMLFIEKKVSKGFAVRSVGENYKKDEILLKKGTKLNYSEIALLAELGLFHLSVFVKPIIGVLSSGSEIKDLGECLENPAQIRSSNHIAIANLAKNLACEARIFPLLKDDEKTTFYALKSALESCDILITTGGVSMGDFDFLKKAIKEYTLIIDKADIKPGRHIKIAKANEKFIIALPGFPYSAMVMFNLYAREILNTWLCQPKDYICKAFLQGHYKKKTSHLEFVACNIEFKNGRILANLEGKKEGSSAIINNLNHQAALMIVPKECEILENESLIDIIFMP